Within Trichoderma atroviride chromosome 2, complete sequence, the genomic segment TGACGAGATTTGTCAACATCCGGTCGATCAAGGAGGAGTTTGCGACTACGACAAAGGTACTGTATCCTAGCAATGAGGTCTAAGTAGGGGTTACCCAAACTCTACTTGATATATACTGTATATAATAGGGGTTAAACTTGATGGATGGCGTTGTCTCTTTTTAGTATTGTTACTTATGTTATTGGCATTAGATGAAAGGGAGGATGTTTAGCATCAAGTATGGACTTGAATTTCACTGCTTTATTCAGCCAAGCGTATGCTGAGATGGAGGTCATACTTTCTCCCTTTCATTTACCCCAATTGGGCCACATAAAACCTCCAGTAGATGGAGAGTGCACCTTACGTAGCCttttgaaaaaaaagccaattGAATATGGCTTGATTGTATTCGAGCTGCGCCTTGTTGTGAAAATCTTATTTCGTGTATAATGCTCAGCCGCGTGGCTGCCGATATCACACGAGTAATTACTAGGCCTAGCAGGTGGTGGTTTTGTAAATTTCAATAGTACGGCGTATGACTCAAAGAAGCTAAACAAGATTGTGTAAGAATAATACGGTTCATAAGATTAAAACAACTTAGAATCTTAGTAAAAAGCTTGGCATTGCGGATCGGCCACAAGGCAAAATCATAAAAATAAGGTACGCGTCTCGTCTCCTCCAAAGTGTGCCATCCTCTTCGTATAAACGAGGCTTGCTCCGAGCTGGACAGACCCATCCAGACAAGGGCCTCACAGCAGAGTACGGGCGCCATGTTGGCTATTCCAAACGTCCGGATGAtccgagctgctgctacagcaGATAAATCCGAGACGAGAAGAGCCATTTAGCCATGAATTACATGTTACTGACGATTCGTTTGAGGCGCAGCTCTCAGGGAGAAGTATAAGTCAACGCTGAGTggtcctcgtcttctccccCAAAATCATCCCACTTAATATTCCGCACAGTCCGGGGGGAATCTAGGCTTGCCGAGTTGCCGTTGTGGAGAGGGTTGCACCTTATATGCCGGTACCTTGACAGTACCGACTTTAATTCACGGCGGTGTTGGGGGCGAGAGCACATGCTGAGCTTTGATGcagcttttctctctgttcaACCAAGTCATGACAGGCTGTGAGACTTACAACGTGAGACACACTAAGCGATGGTGTTAAAAGATTTGTTCAAACTGTGACGTGACATTCCTGCAAGCCACAACTCCCAGCTCAATGGGCTGCTCTGGCTTAGTATAGCTGGAATCCCACGCAGATTTCTAGAACTCGCTTGCTTATCTCCCTTGTCTTCTCTAGCGCAAACGCCGGTACTGAGTGGCGCGAACCCACCACCCTCCCATTTACATACAGAGAGGGGACCTGACGATGCAGCCGAAATAGCGGCCCCTTGGAGAGAACAAGTTTTTTTGCCACTGGACACGCGAGCTCGTCCAACGTGGGTTGCTCAAACCCCGGAGAAGCTATGGGGAAAAAGTGGATGGCAACAGAGAGGGTCTGTTGGTCTGTGCAGATGTCATCAAAGCCTTGCTCTGTGAGGCTTTTGgcgaagagacaaagaaggtACACGATACGAAAAGACACACAAGCATGTGCCATGTAATGTAAACTGCCAGGACTGGACGCAAACAGCCACGGAGAGCGCCATGGCGTTGGGGACACCAGTCAATGCCACGCCCAGCACGGGCAATGGCCAGCCATGGCAAACGGCTTTTTGTGTACGAGCACATGTAATTTGGCTCCCCCCATGGTCCCTTAGCCGCTTATACATGGTCGGAAGGGCACGAGGGCACGAGACTCACCGGCGAGGTCTAACAGGATGAAACGGCCCCAGCGAGGGATAAAAGGCAGTAAAACAGGCTGGAGACGGAGAAGGAGACAGACAAGAGGCCAAGATTTGCGGCACAGAGAGCTTGCATTGGCGTCTGCTCCCAGGGTCGAGGCTCACCACATGGGCCCGTCCGCGCCGCTGATTCGTCGGCTCGGCGGCGACACCATGGGGAGCACGCGACCATTTTCTCGATGATGCTTGGTCAATTGGCAGAGGCACGTTTTCGTCGACTTTGTTGTCTTGGGAGCCCTTGAGCGCGGGTTTGCCTGGGGGGAAATGGCGTCTGCTCGCTTCTCTGGTTCTCAGTGATTTCTGTAGTGTAGCGCTTCGGGTAGGGGACATGGCCTTAtcaggagagagaaaggccGCCTTAGTGAAATAGTGAGAGGCTGCCATGAGCAAAGCGGATTTCCCATCCTCCCTTTTCTTACGCTCGcctgtttctctcttccttcttttccatctctcttgCTTggagtcttcttcttcccatcttCCGTATCCCGCGGACAATTGCTTCTGGCCCTTGCTGTCGCTCTTCCAGGGTGCGTAAGTGGTCTCGTGCCGCCGACTTTGCCTTGTGAATCGACCGTGATACAAGCCAAAATCGACCACCAAATATCCAACCCCTATACATAATAAAACGGGCTTTCCTTTTACACAGCATCCTCGATCGGGAAAAGGAGATAGACGCACACAAAAAACCTTTCTTAATTCTCACACGACCGCAGTCCcgctagaaaaaaaaaatacgcCCGCGAGACAAGCAGACGCAGCCAAGGCCGGtctgcaacaccaccaaAGGCTCCAGCCATAGCTTATCTTGCCAAACCACCCAGCTGCATCAAACCCTTGCATCGACCGCACCCCGAATTCTCGGTCTTAGCTGCCGTTCCCTCCTGTCCACGCACACGGCGCCCGCGGACTCGGTGCGCTGTTTCTAAACccatcttgttttttttcttctccatattGGTGGGTAGTGTGCCGCTGTCGTCACCATCTAGGCTTCGACTTACAGCAAAAGACTTAGTGCCGGAAAAAAGGCCTTCTGGCTGCGCCTCACCAGGTGCCGCGTACCACTCCGGCAAAGCAGCTTGCCATACGGCCCTGCCGTGGGCTTCAGGTTCGCGTGTTAGTGGGTTGCGAGCAAATCAGCCTGAGACCACTACGGAACCGTGCGATTGCGGATCGCGGAGTGTGACCGATAGCCTGAGGACTAATCCCAGATACCGATTGTGCATGCAAGCTTGGCTTTCCCAGGCCCGGCATTGTTGGTAGTCTGCATCAAAGCAGGTCCTGCTTACACAGAGCACTTGTCGTTGAGGGCAGGCAGTACCTCGAGGGTACTTAATCCCAAGTGGTTGCCATGCCTCGTCCAACACTTCCCCCTACTCCTGGCTCGTCGTCCGATATCAGGGGCAAGGATGGCATCCAGcagctctcctctctccaaCTAGCCTTTGAGCTGCCCCCGCCGGCCATTCacgatgccgatgcctcACGCATCTCACCAGTCGACTCCAAGCGCTCGCCCACAAGCCTAGGCCTGGACACTGCCACATCGCCCAAGACGCGTTATCCCATGCAGGCGGCCGAGACGGTCAAGTCCCGAAGACGCTCGTCCGCCGCAACAAAtaaagaggccaaggagaccACGTTTGCCCTGCCCCCTCCCCCCACGCGCTCCAGGAAGATTATCCAGATGAAGCCCCGAAGCCAGGAATCCAGCGGGAGCTCGGCTTCCACAAAGGAAACGGCCAAGGCGGGCGgcaaggcggcggccagcagcgccaagaaCTCGGCTCCCGGCTCCGAATCCGGGGCCGGCGCCGGGAGTGCCTCGGCCAGGAGCgaatcgaagaagaagcagcccagCGCAACCAGCGCTGCCGGGCGCAAAATCGCAAGAAAGACTGCCCATAGCCTGATTGAGAGGCGAAGACGGAGCAAGATGAATGAGGAGTTTGCACTGCTGAAGAGCATGATCCCGGCGTGCACCGGCGAGATGCACAAGCTGGCCATTTTACAGGTTCGCTATTCCCATGCCCGCCCCCCAATATATATCGGCAGTCCGCAAAACTTGCCCACGAATAGCGAGTCGTACGATACGCAGCGTAATTGGGTACATCCAACTGACAAATTATCAGGCTTCGATCGAGTATGTCCGCTACCTAGAGGACTGCGTCGCCAAGTTAAAGGCCCAGCAAGAACAGTCTCTGCAGAACCAGCCAGAGGCTTCACATAGCCCCCCTACCTCCTATTCGCGAATTCCACCCAACCTTCCGGGAAGATCCGTCCGCAGATGTCGAAATGACTGATTCCGAGGCTCCATCTCCCATCTTTGCTCCCCAACGGCCTTCAGTCTCACCTGCGCTCTACGCTCAGGACTctcggcatcgccagcaCTCATACTCGTCGGTTTCCACCGACCAGAGACACTACAGCTACAGTGGGTCAACCACAACATCTCCCGCCTTTGGGCCTCAGACGTTTgtcaacaacaacattgcGTCTTACACGCACAGCAGCACTTCTGCTTCTGGGTCAACGTTGACGAGTCCCGCGTTACTTCCGCAGAGTGACCTCGACCAAGAGGCTACTGCGGCGTTGTTGATGCTCAATAGCGACAGGCGGGGGACGACGAGTAGCAACAATAACGGACGAGCACTGTCTGTGCGAGATTTGTTAAGCTCATAGTTGCTTGCCGTCCCTCAGCTGTCATGAGCGATGACACTATTaatctcttttcttctttactcCTTGATTTCCCttgatttcttcttataCCTTATCAATTTTCATGTCAGAAGCAAACCCCTGTACGggtaaacttaaaaaatgGAGTCTGTGATGGGTTTGTGGAGTTTAGAGGCTTATAATTCAGGCAAATGATGACAATTTAGAGGAATTTCATCATTGATTGTTTCATCTTTTATTGCATTTcattattttatttatacaTGGACTGGATATACGAATAACAAAACGTGCGACGGGAACACAAACGCACTGGATTTTCGGCTCTGGGAAGAGATACCACTCAGGGAAGCTATTGTAGGGTATATTGCTATTTTAATTTTCAAGCAAGTGTGAAGTAAAAGTTACAATTCAAATTATGATTCTCCCGAAATTGAACGCCTCTGAAAAGTTTTTTTATGTATTGTCCTCTTTATACTGTATGCGTTAGTATTGGATTTTtcgtctctttctctttcttcggcATGCCTACctattaagcttttaatcTCTCGCTTCCGGCAAGATCATCGTTTGCATCCTTGACGAGGAAACTGTTGGGTGAATTGAGTTAGCAACGTATTTCGTACTACAGAATAAAGAGTGCACTGCTACGTAGCTCAAAACTTACTTGTACCACAGAACAGTCGGCCCAATCGTCATTAGGTGCCACAAGCTGTGGGCATCGATGCAGCCCAACCAGGGCGGGAAATCAAACAGTTCCATGCTCATGGAAAACATGACCCATGCCACTGCGATGCTTGGCCACATGGCCCAAGTGCGGCCCAGCTTGCGGTAGCGGTGGAAACTGAACCAGCTCCAGAGGGCATTGTGgatgatgccgacgacgacgttTGCGGCCATGTTGTAGGTGTAGTCCCAGCGGAAGAGCTTCAAGTATCCGACATGGCAGGCGTACAGCAAGACGCAGAGCAGCGTCCACACGCGCAGCACCGAGCGCCGGCGCGGCGTCTTGCGGTCGAGCCGGAAGATGCGCACGACGGTGTAGTACGTCCCGTACAGGACGCTGGCGCCGGCGGCGAAGTAGTCGAGCTGCTCGGTGGCGGCAAAGTCGCGGGtgtggaagatggagctgaAGGTCCAGGCGGCGAGGCCAAAGTAGGAGAAGACCTCGTAGTAGGGGCGCATGGAGTAGTGGGCCGGGATCTGGTCGCGGATCTTCTTGAGGCCCTGCCAGTGCGCCCAGAAGTTGccgagggagaagagcacGGAGAAGGGCTCCTGCATGCCGATGAAGCGGTAAAAGGGCCATTTGCCGTGGAACTGGACGACGTTGAGGTCGGAGGCGACGCGCgaggtggtgatgatgtgtTGGCAGGTGTAGTCGCATTCGGCGGGGCAGTcccagaggaggaggcggcgggaGAGGGCTATTGGTCGTCTAATTAGCTGAGGGTTCTTGTTTTGGCTTTCCTTTTCGTTGTTTGGCGAATATCGAGCTcgagagaggagggagagtTACGAATTGGGGTTTCAGCCTTGCCAGGGCCGCAGTTTTCGATCTTGCAGACCTGTTATTCAGAGACTGGTTAGCAAAAGACTCGTCGCCAATTGCGCGGAATGTGGACATACGTCAAGACATCGTTTGAAGTCCTCCAGCTGGTCACCGACAGACGCAAGGCTGACGCCAGCAAAGAATGCCACGAGAAGCAAGATTAGGGAGATGGCGCGAGAGCTTGGTCTCCCGCCTCGTAGAGCCGCCATGTCGCCAGCATTGACGGATGAGAGTATTCTGGAAgaagtaagaagaaaaagtaagaaagagcaaaaaatATAGACACGTTAAGAAGAGGATCAACAAGACGTTTGCGCAATGTgcgccaagaaggaggggACGTGGATCAAAAAAAGGCCACGGTATAATTAGTGGAGGTTGAATCCAGGATACGGAGAGATGCCACAGCGACTTGGAGGTTTGTAAGGAAGTGCACAGAGAACGGCGGAGTTTGGGACCCAATTGGGTGCGGGTACTCGGAGGCGCTCGGAGCGGCGCTGGTAATCAAAGTACAGGTACGAACGTACACATTACGGCTTACACGGGCAAGTAGGTATATAAGATGTGAATCGCTTTCGAATCAGCTTGGAATTTCTCTTACCGAGATGCAAAAAGATGTGATTGTCTGATTGAGGAGCAGCGCATAATACGTCAATGTCCTTGGCACTCTTCTGCCTCAAATGCCAACAAATACCTACCATGAACAGCTCATAGCTGCATTTAGGCTCAAATACCAAGCAGCGCGTACCGGTACATGCTAGCTCCATGTCATGCGGCATCGCCACAACCACACATAAATCTGCAAAGACAGGCAAAGATCCCATCTTGcagcctcatcatcaccgccaaCTATTTATTGATGCACAGCCGGCCCAACATCACCATGAACCAGCGCCATTTCAACTTGTCGCACTTAAAAGCCACCCTTGCAGACTAGCGCGGGTGCCGCCGCCGGGGCCGTTCCTGGAATTGCACGTTGCCCACAGCAACCGGGcgggcgctgattggccagcgTTGTTTCGCAAACATCACCCAGGCAAAAATAAATCTTTTGGCTCTAGTTAGCTCTCTccgctctcttcatccttgaACATGCACCCCTACGCAATAGAGCTTCCAGTTTCTTGATTGCTTTTTTGTCCTCCGGACCATGAGGAAGCGGCACACATAAAGTATACTTAATCTAATTTGCGAGCAGCCTACTGTGAATTGCGCACCGAATACCATTTTTTTCTATCCCCGCTTGACCGCCGGCACGCATATCCCGACCATGGCGACGGCTGCATCGCCGACCCCAATGGCCGCCGGCCCTGTCCGGAGGGTCTCGCAGCGACAACAGGCTCTACGCCAGCCTCCCCTACGATCAGCCATGACCAGGAGCGAGAGCCAGCAGGCTCAAGCGATGCAATCCCAAAGCAACGCCAACCAGTACAACGATGACAGCTCCGAGGATGAGATTCCTGTGCCTATGAAGCTGAGCGCTCTCACCAAAGCGCTTCTCAACGATGGCCGATCTGAGGCTGCCGCCCAGGCTATGGAGCGTCCACCTTCACCACCACGAACTCGACGACGGACCAGCCAATTGGGGGCGTCAATATCATCCACGTCTGAGCGCGGAAGACACCGAGCCTCCATTGGCGGGCAAGCTCCCGAGGGCAAAACATCGAGGACCTCGAGTCCTGCCAGAGAACATGGCACAAGTCCCgtgcaaaggaaaagagtaGTAAGGCTCAGCAACACACCACAGACCCTGAGTCAGATCCAGCCTTCGAAACGGCGCTCAAGCTCCTTCTCTCGATCAACACAGCGACACCAGCAGGCTAGCCGGCCAGCCAGTAGGGATAAGTCTTCCGACGAGAAGCCAGAGCCGCCAGCAGACATCAACACACCTGCAAATGGGAATCGTGTCGTGAGGATCTCCACCAACTCTTCCGGCAGCCGTAGTAAACCAGGCTCAGCCGGTGTATCATCGGGGCGATCATTTGATCGCTCTGCCGTTGATAGGTCTGCTATAGAGGTGGATGATTACGAGCACTACGACGTTCCCGAGACTGTCGCACGTAACACGGCGGCATCTGCAGCTTACGGTAGTGTCTCACGACTTGCTTCAGCCAAAGGTCGGCTGGATGATAATGGCAACCCGCAGAGTTCGATGCGCATCAAGCGTGCCGGCAAGATCGCCGGAACATTTCTGAGCGGCCCTGCACGACGTGGAAGGCGGCGACAGAGCGAAGAGGATGCCGAGGGCGAAGGAGAAATGGATCAGTACAATCCTCACCAGGAGCAagatcaagaccaagaccaACCGATGGAGGATGTCCCAGAAGTTAATTACTACCCGGATGGGAACCGAGATTTCAACTCTGGAAGCCCTGTTAGTGCAAGTGCTTCGGCTAGAGCGCTTCACAGGAGACATTACTCGAGCATGGAGTCCCGTCCGGGATCTGGGCGGCCCTCGCCACGTGGATTTGACCCTGAACCAGAGCCGCAGCGATATCCACCcctagaaagagagagagaggatgcagaagaggaggaaataCCATACAGAAAATCGGTGCTTTATCATAATATACCCTCCAATATACCCTCGACAAGCGAAAAGGAAAACGACATCCGCTCCGCTTACAAGCGCTCGAAATCTTCCTTTGATGATCCGATGGACAAGGCCCCAGCGCGACCAATGAGCATTGATCCCGTTTTCGCCAGGCCAGCTTCACCAGAACGGAAACCACTGGCGCCAGTCGCAAACAATACTCCGCAACGACCTgctccccctcctcctcccaagATGTCTGTTATGGAGGCGGCTACTTCAGCTactggcgcagcagcaacatcaacatcaaccaaACAGCGGAGAAACGTGCTAAGAGTCAATGGAAAAACTTACACAAGACTGGACTGCCTGGGCCGTGGCGGCAGTGCCAAGGTGTATCGAGTAACTGCAGAGAATGGGCAAATGTTTGCTTTGAAGCGCGTGGCTTTGGAAAATGCCGATGAAATGACTATCAAGGGATACAAGGGTGAAATTGATCTCCTCGGGAGGCTCGAGGGAGTAGATCGGGTTATTAACCTCTTCGCCTACGAGATGAACTTGGAGAAGCAGGTACTCAGCTTGGTGAGTAATTCCTATCATTGCTATATTATAACACATGTGGATTTACTAACGCATTGGCACTCATGTAGGTTATGGAAATGGGAGAGCGAGACTTGAACGCTCTCTTGGCAAGTCGTCAGAACCCTGAAGCTTCCAGATTTGACCCCGTATTCGTGCGGTTTTACTGGAAAGAGATGCTGGAGTGCCTGCACGCCGTTCATCAATATGACATTGTTCACTCAGATCTGAAGCCCGCCAATTTTGTCCTTGTCAAAGGCAGGCTCAAGCTTATCGATTtcggcatcgccaatgcCATTCAGACCGACGAGACAGTCAATGTCCATCGCGAAACTCAGATAGGCACACCCAATTACATGTCTCCCGAGTCACTGCTAGACTCCAACAACCCGCGCGGAGGTCGCTTCCCTGGTCGCCCTAAGCTCATGAAGCTTGGCAAGCCCAGCGATGTGTGGTCTCTGGGCTGCATCCTCTACCAGATGGTCTATGGTTTACCACCCTTTGGCCATATTGCCAACCAGATGGCGAGATGTCAGGCCATCATTAACTGGGATCACCACGTCGAATTTCCCTCTCGTGGCATGGGCGGCGCCCCCCGTTCCCCCTTCGCTGATTAGAACTCTGAAGCGTTGCCTCAACCGAGACCAGCATATGCGCCCGACATGCGAAGAACTCCTTCACGACACTGACCCATTCCTGTATCCTGCAGAACTTAGCGACAAGGCTCTCCCCATCGACGAAGAGCTGCTAGGAAGAATCATTCAGAGCGTTGTCACGAGATGCCGAGAACGCATGCCTACAGAGTCAGAAGGGGCAAGCGTCTGGCCACAAGCATATTGGAGCAGTCTAAGAAAAGCAGTAGGGAATAGGCCTcattaatattaataatctGGATCAGAGCGCCAATGACAAGGATACGAGCAGCTACGAACAAGAAGATCAAAGTCTATGAACTTTTAGGTCATCCTTATTTCAGGAAAAAACTTATGACAAGGGGAAGGAAAGGTGTCGGCCAAGTTCAAAAGGAACACATTTTCTATTACGACGTTCACGATGGCATCACCagcttggtgttgaggagttttacatctttttttgcaactcttttgtctttctttctttggtgTACATACACGCTACTTTGAACTAGAGCGGGCTTTTTATTATGAATTGGATGGGCTTGGATGACAGAAGGCTCTGCCTGTATAGAGTACTTTGTATTGGAGACGCTGCTTTGCGATATGGCGTGGAATTGAATGTCACATATCATGACTGTTTtggctttttatttttggtaCCTGGTTCTTGATTGGTATTGTGTTGTAATATTttgtttccttctctcttatCTTTGCGCCCTCTTGTTATTGTACAGCCAGCAATATCCATATATGCTGAACGCTAGATGATACACATTTGCCTTGCAACGTCGTGACATCGTTTATCAAATTTCCACATcaatcttttcctctttgccaCTTTTTCACCCAATTCACAccattatttttttctctcgcgagctcatcaacaatctTCATGATGAAGCGTCTTCAACCTCTTCCACATTCTTAATGTTCAGCTCTGAGATCCGCAGGATGGTATATCGATGTTTGCTCTTGGCCTGGCGCtttctcctctgcctcctcttcgtcttgaCCTTGATTCGCAGCGGCTCTGACTCTGTACCCAAGACCGTAGCACGGCACTCAAACGCCCTCTCGTCGATGTGGGGTGCACCCTTCATGGTATAATCTCTGCTGCCGATGACACTAGCCCGGTTCAGGCGGAGGACATCCCCAGGAACGACGCCGGGCATCTTGAACGGCAGGCGAATCTGGTCGCCCTCTTGGACAAGGTAGGGGAAGCCATGGATGTGGACAGTGATGTAGTGGCCTGGCTGAGCGGCGAGGAGGGGCAGAAGAGTCTTGACAGAGTCGTCAATTGGCTTGGGAGGCTCGGCGGGGTGGCTCTTCTTGAAGGCCAAGGGACGGACTTGGTCTTCGGTAGGATTTGGGGCATTGTTGACGTGCGGCTGGGCAACGGGCTCGACGATTGGCGCAGTGGTGTTGAAGCTTCGAGGCAGCATGTGACGGATTGGCTGTGCGAATAGAGGGGCGAGGCGAGAGCTCGGGGCCCTAAGCTCCAGCACGGAGCGAAGGAGTGCTCTGCTCATTGTTTTTGCTTTGAGCGACCGGCTGGAAGACGTTCCCTTTGTTTTTCGGTCCCTCTGCAGCTTTTACAGCCTTTCCCCGGTCTGGTGTTTTCAATCGCACGATTGGATACGAAGCTTTGCGCTTTGCGACTTTCTGCGGCCGGCCCGGATTAGTGTGGCGCCGGGGCCCGATGAAATCTTGGCGCcaacattttttttcctcttttcgaGCTGGGAATTTTGCACCGTACCTGGCTCTTAGTCTCCACTACTGCATAGAAGCAAAGTCCAGGACAAAGGACAAACAACACCGCCAACATGGTATGTTTTGAGAGCAGAAGACAGTTATAGAATGACGATAGAAATGGCAATTCTAACTCCCTGCAGCCTCAGAACGAGTATATGGAGAGATGGCGCAAGCTGCACGGCCGCCGTCTCGACCACGAAGAGCGAACCCGAAAGCGCATCGCCCGTGAAGGCCACAAGGCCTCGCAAGACGCCCAGAACCTGCGCggcctcaaggccaagctgTACCAGAAGAAGCGCCACAATGAAAAGAtccagatgaagaaggccatcaaggcccaCGAGGAGCGCAACGTCAAGACCGCGGACGAGAAGGAGCCCACGCAGCCTCTGCCCTCGTACCTGCTCGACCGATCGAACCCGTCCACGGCAAAGGCcctcagcagcgccatcaagaacaagcGTGCggagaaggctgccaagTTTAGCGTGCCGCTGCCCAAGGTGCGAGGCATcagcgaggaggagatgttCAAGGTTGTCAAGACAGGCAAGAAGACGCACAAGAGGGCGTGGAAGCGTGTCATTACGAAGCCTACCTTTGTTGGGCCCGACTTCACCAGACGGAATCCCAAGTACGAGCGCTTCATTCGCCCCATGGGTCTGCGTTACAAGAAGGCCAATGTTACACACCCGGAGCTTGGCGTTACTGTGCAGCTGCCCATTATCAGCGTTAAGAAGAACCCGCAGAACCCGCTGTACACTCAGCTGGGTGTTTTGACCAAGGGTACCATTCTCGAAGTCAATGTTAGCGAGTTGGGTCTGGTTACTGCTGGAGGAAAGGTTGTCTGGGGCCGATACGCTCAGGTGACAAACAACCCTGAGAACGAGGGATGCATCAACAGTGTGCTGCTGGTCTAAGTCATTGGGAAATCGTGTGGTTTCAGTATTGTTTGTTGAGAGCCACGGCTGTCAAGTGCATGTATTGGCGTTTTGGCGTTGGGTACTACCTTGGGAGGTATGGGTGCTTGATGTaggaggaaagagaaaaaaagacatatAAAAGAAGCAAGGGCTAGATGAGATCTATTAGGGAGATGTTAGACTTCCGAGGATATCAGggtcctcgtcctcgatgCTCAAAGAAATCAAGGTCTACGAGTAATacaagaaagatgaaagatgttTGTCAATCTAATATTGTAATATCCCTCTATAAAATCCATATGCTTCGATGCATAAAAGGAATACCAATGTATTCAACCACGTCCAATCTTCTATATCTTGTATTTAGAGCTTAATAATGGTCTGCTATTAAGCATATGTCGAATTCAGCGATTTATCAAAGTCTGCTAGCTCTATCAGTCCCTCTATCGCCTCTATCAACGCCTCCAtcgcaattttttttttttagcacCAACAGCCACCGACCGCCAGACTAGCAAAACTCGGTCGTCCAAAAGTGGATAGCGGGGACCCTGCCAAAGGCGGTGACAAGGATAATTTAATTTTCTGCCCAACCAAGCCTGcctttcttgtctttgttttgCCGCCGCAACGATTCAAGTCTTTCCAGCCGCAGGCCAAAAGAGCATAAACCAGAACAGAGAAAAAAGGcgtcttgtttttttttcttcttccctttgcaAAACGAATTTTTCTCTGCATCGATTTGTGCCGCCTCGAAGAAAGGATCGATAAtagacttttctttttttgttgaatAGACGAGCcgggtttctttttctttttcatttcccCTCCATTTCTAATTCGAAAATGTCTGGCGATAAGATGGAAGTTGAGCTCGCTGagcagaagctcaagactATGGAGCACAGCGAGCAGCATTACTTTAAGAGGTACGTTTTTCCAATCAGCTGAGAGTGGTTCCCTGCAAAAGGAAAGCCTTGCGCGGAGACTTTTGAAGGCGACTATTACGGCtttgaagacggcgacgcTGACTTATGCTTGCGTCCAGTTAC encodes:
- a CDS encoding uncharacterized protein (BUSCO:EOG092D3F6H), translated to MPQNEYMERWRKLHGRRLDHEERTRKRIAREGHKASQDAQNLRGLKAKLYQKKRHNEKIQMKKAIKAHEERNVKTADEKEPTQPLPSYLLDRSNPSTAKALSSAIKNKRAEKAAKFSVPLPKVRGISEEEMFKVVKTGKKTHKRAWKRVITKPTFVGPDFTRRNPKYERFIRPMGLRYKKANVTHPELGVTVQLPIISVKKNPQNPLYTQLGVLTKGTILEVNVSELGLVTAGGKVVWGRYAQVTNNPENEGCINSVLLV